A portion of the Cellulophaga algicola DSM 14237 genome contains these proteins:
- a CDS encoding Na(+)-translocating NADH-quinone reductase subunit A yields MSKDIRIKKGLNINLVGKADTTTVKAPNSNVYVINLQDFHGISPKMIVKEGAKVKAGEALFYNKNHESMLFVSPVSGELVEIKRGERRKILSLKISADKTQESIEHQVPNLSGASASDIKALLLKSGSWPFIKQRPYDVIANPENTPKAIFVSGYVTAPLAADLNYTLKGKENELQAAVSAISKLTPGKVHVSYGDSSSPLAGLKDAEMHQVSGPHPAGLVGTQINKLDPINKGEVVWVVTPQDLVIIGELLLTGKFNPERILALAGSSVKKPQYYTTKIGSEIATFLYASGVNGEKFRVINGDVLTGVKSSQDGYLGFYNNTVTAIPEGDDYELFGWNKPVFNKISTTRALTFSWLSPKKKYDLTTNTNGEHRAFVVTGQYEEVFPLDIFPMQLLKACMVKDLDEMEQLGMYEVAPEDFSLTEFICISKQPHQQIIREGLDLLQKEIG; encoded by the coding sequence ATGTCTAAAGACATCAGAATTAAAAAGGGCTTAAATATTAATTTGGTAGGTAAGGCTGATACAACAACAGTTAAGGCTCCAAATAGTAATGTTTATGTTATAAACTTACAGGATTTTCATGGGATTTCCCCGAAAATGATTGTAAAAGAAGGCGCGAAAGTAAAAGCAGGTGAAGCGCTCTTCTACAACAAAAATCATGAATCAATGCTTTTTGTTTCTCCTGTGAGTGGTGAATTAGTTGAAATTAAAAGAGGAGAGAGAAGAAAAATTCTTTCACTTAAGATTTCGGCTGATAAAACTCAAGAATCCATAGAACATCAAGTTCCAAATCTAAGTGGGGCATCAGCTTCAGATATTAAAGCATTATTGCTTAAGTCTGGTAGCTGGCCGTTTATTAAGCAACGCCCATATGATGTAATAGCAAATCCGGAAAACACGCCAAAAGCAATTTTTGTGTCAGGGTATGTTACTGCGCCGTTAGCGGCAGATTTGAACTATACGTTGAAAGGTAAAGAAAATGAATTGCAAGCGGCTGTTTCTGCAATTTCAAAATTGACGCCTGGCAAAGTACATGTTTCTTATGGAGACTCAAGTTCCCCGTTAGCAGGACTGAAAGATGCAGAAATGCATCAGGTTTCTGGTCCGCATCCAGCTGGACTTGTAGGTACGCAAATCAATAAACTTGATCCTATTAATAAGGGAGAAGTAGTTTGGGTTGTTACTCCTCAAGATTTAGTGATCATTGGAGAATTATTACTTACAGGCAAATTCAATCCTGAACGTATCCTTGCTTTAGCAGGTTCTTCCGTTAAGAAACCTCAATATTATACCACTAAAATTGGATCTGAAATTGCAACATTCCTTTATGCGAGTGGTGTGAATGGAGAAAAGTTTAGAGTGATAAATGGTGATGTTTTGACGGGTGTGAAATCAAGTCAAGATGGGTATTTAGGCTTTTATAATAATACGGTAACGGCTATTCCTGAGGGAGATGATTATGAATTGTTTGGTTGGAATAAACCAGTTTTTAATAAGATTTCTACCACAAGAGCGTTAACGTTTTCTTGGTTAAGTCCTAAGAAAAAATATGACCTTACTACAAATACGAATGGCGAGCATAGAGCATTCGTAGTTACGGGTCAATATGAAGAAGTTTTTCCTTTAGATATTTTTCCAATGCAGTTGTTAAAAGCTTGTATGGTAAAAGATTTAGATGAAATGGAACAATTAGGGATGTATGAAGTTGCTCCAGAAGATTTTTCATTAACAGAATTTATCTGTATTTCTAAGCAGCCTCATCAGCAAATTATTCGTGAAGGATTAGATTTATTACAAAAAGAAATAGGATAA
- a CDS encoding NADH:ubiquinone reductase (Na(+)-transporting) subunit B — MSLKNKLHNLKEQYKGKKMAPAFNALHTFLYAPNETTHSGSHIRGADDLKRTMNTVIMALIPVLLFSMFNAGYQHFAAIDAANGVIREVSVMGNFLTWENFWIGIIKVLPLVIVSYGVGLLVEFIFAVIKGHEVEEGYLVTGMLVPLIVPIDTPLWMLSIAVVFGVVIGKEVFGGTGMNILNPALTIRAFLFFAYPTWMSGDKVWVYDAVKLAGTPDAISGETILGFLAQNKGAEMTYSISDMFFGFIPGSVGETSTFLILLGGLFLIFSKIASWRIMLSAVLGALVMGLMFNGVVSAGWITDTSKFYGLMSFTFWQHLIVGGLAFGIVYMATDPVTGSQTNKGKWFYGFFIGFISVMIRVFNPAYPEGVFLAILLMNVFAPTIDHYVIRGNINKRLKRLKNATVLTSDSGNKSEKLKAETV; from the coding sequence ATGAGCCTAAAAAATAAATTACACAATTTAAAAGAGCAGTATAAAGGCAAAAAAATGGCACCAGCCTTTAATGCTTTGCATACTTTTCTTTATGCTCCAAATGAAACTACACATTCTGGTAGTCATATAAGAGGAGCAGATGATTTAAAGCGTACCATGAATACGGTAATAATGGCGCTTATTCCAGTTTTGTTATTCTCGATGTTTAATGCAGGGTATCAGCATTTTGCTGCAATTGATGCTGCAAACGGTGTGATTCGTGAAGTTTCTGTAATGGGTAACTTTTTGACTTGGGAAAATTTCTGGATCGGAATTATTAAAGTATTGCCGCTAGTTATTGTTTCTTACGGAGTAGGACTTTTAGTAGAATTTATCTTTGCAGTTATAAAAGGACACGAGGTAGAAGAAGGTTATTTGGTAACAGGGATGTTAGTGCCCCTTATTGTACCTATTGATACGCCGCTTTGGATGTTATCTATCGCTGTGGTTTTTGGTGTAGTTATCGGTAAAGAAGTATTTGGTGGTACAGGGATGAATATCTTGAATCCAGCTTTAACAATTAGAGCATTCTTATTTTTTGCATATCCTACATGGATGAGTGGTGATAAGGTTTGGGTATACGATGCCGTAAAGTTAGCGGGTACTCCAGATGCTATTTCAGGAGAAACAATTTTAGGGTTTTTAGCACAGAATAAAGGTGCAGAAATGACCTATTCAATTTCAGATATGTTCTTTGGGTTTATTCCAGGATCTGTTGGAGAAACTTCAACTTTTTTAATTCTTCTAGGAGGATTATTTTTGATTTTCAGTAAAATAGCGAGCTGGAGAATTATGTTAAGTGCCGTTCTTGGTGCTTTGGTAATGGGCTTAATGTTTAATGGTGTAGTAAGTGCCGGCTGGATAACAGATACAAGTAAGTTTTACGGATTGATGAGCTTTACATTCTGGCAGCATTTAATTGTTGGGGGACTAGCATTTGGTATTGTCTATATGGCTACGGATCCTGTAACAGGTTCACAAACAAATAAAGGTAAATGGTTCTATGGTTTTTTTATTGGATTTATTTCAGTAATGATTCGTGTATTTAACCCAGCATATCCAGAAGGAGTTTTCTTAGCTATATTATTAATGAATGTATTTGCACCTACTATAGATCATTATGTGATTCGTGGTAACATTAATAAACGTTTGAAAAGATTAAAGAACGCTACAGTTTTAACAAGCGACAGCGGTAATAAATCAGAAAAATTAAAAGCCGAAACAGTTTAA
- a CDS encoding Na(+)-translocating NADH-quinone reductase subunit C, with the protein MAVDTDKNLYTVVFAAIMVVVVGSVLALTASGLSDKIKENERFEKQQNILYAMGVNENVDEGSVNFIPADKVEAEFTKYIKEQLVIEDGKVSDDKNAYLIDVKKQIALAKKGEKAKLPLFVGEKDGKKFYIIPMYGKGLWDAIWGFIALDDKMVVQGVYFDHKGETPGLGANIKQRYFMDDFTGESIMSGTRYSGVNVAKGNNDPINARKDDNKVDALAGATITGNGVSAMIAETMKLYEDYLKTIRVN; encoded by the coding sequence ATGGCAGTTGACACAGATAAAAACCTATATACCGTAGTTTTTGCGGCTATAATGGTAGTAGTAGTAGGTTCCGTTTTAGCCCTTACAGCTTCTGGCTTAAGTGATAAGATTAAGGAAAACGAACGATTTGAGAAGCAGCAGAATATTCTTTACGCTATGGGCGTAAATGAAAATGTTGATGAGGGAAGCGTTAATTTTATTCCTGCAGACAAAGTAGAAGCAGAATTTACGAAGTATATTAAAGAGCAATTAGTTATTGAAGACGGTAAAGTGTCAGATGACAAAAATGCGTATTTAATTGATGTGAAAAAACAAATTGCTTTAGCTAAAAAAGGAGAGAAAGCAAAACTTCCATTATTCGTAGGTGAGAAAGATGGCAAAAAGTTTTACATTATTCCTATGTATGGTAAAGGACTTTGGGATGCTATCTGGGGGTTTATTGCTTTAGATGATAAAATGGTTGTGCAAGGAGTGTATTTTGATCACAAAGGAGAAACTCCTGGATTAGGTGCAAACATTAAACAACGTTATTTTATGGATGATTTTACTGGAGAAAGCATTATGTCAGGGACTAGATATTCTGGTGTAAATGTGGCAAAAGGAAATAATGATCCTATCAATGCAAGAAAAGATGACAATAAGGTAGATGCTCTTGCAGGTGCAACAATTACAGGTAACGGTGTTTCCGCTATGATTGCAGAGACAATGAAGCTTTATGAAGATTATTTAAAAACGATTAGAGTTAATTAA
- a CDS encoding NADH:ubiquinone reductase (Na(+)-transporting) subunit D, with product MGLLSKKDSGLILDPLADNNPITIQVLGICSALAITAELKASIVMAVSVMFVLGMGNVVISLMRNIIPSKIRIIVQLVVVAALVIIVDQVLKAFAYELSKTLSVFVGLIITNCIIMGRFEAFALANGPWRSFLDGIGNSLGYGLILIIIGFFRELLGSGTLLGFKVLGDPITKTGLYAFGYENNGFMLLSPMALIVVGIIIWVQRSRNPALVEEN from the coding sequence ATGGGATTACTTTCAAAAAAAGATAGTGGACTGATTTTAGATCCTCTAGCAGATAATAACCCAATTACAATTCAGGTACTTGGTATCTGTTCTGCATTGGCAATTACAGCAGAATTAAAGGCGTCTATTGTAATGGCGGTTTCAGTAATGTTTGTATTAGGAATGGGTAACGTAGTTATTTCATTGATGCGTAACATTATCCCTTCTAAAATTAGAATTATTGTACAACTAGTGGTTGTAGCAGCTTTGGTAATTATAGTGGATCAAGTGTTAAAAGCATTTGCTTATGAATTGAGTAAGACGCTTTCGGTATTCGTGGGGCTTATTATTACAAACTGTATTATCATGGGGCGTTTTGAAGCTTTTGCTTTAGCAAACGGGCCATGGAGATCATTTTTAGATGGTATAGGTAACTCTTTAGGCTATGGTTTAATTTTGATTATAATAGGTTTCTTTAGAGAGTTGTTAGGGTCAGGAACTTTATTAGGCTTTAAAGTTTTAGGGGATCCAATAACTAAAACGGGTTTATATGCTTTCGGATATGAAAACAATGGTTTTATGTTGCTTTCACCAATGGCGTTAATCGTTGTGGGTATCATTATTTGGGTGCAACGTTCAAGAAACCCAGCTTTAGTAGAAGAAAATTAA
- the nqrE gene encoding NADH:ubiquinone reductase (Na(+)-transporting) subunit E, protein MLEHVELFFKSIFIDNMVFATFLGMCSYLAVSKKVATAVGLGAAVIFVLAVTVPLNWLLDQYILRDGALAWLGPEYADYNLSFLSFILFIATIATMVQLVEIVVEKFSPSLYNSLGIFLPLIAVNCAILGGSLFMQSRDIQTLGLAFNYGLSSGIGWFLAILAIAAIREKIRYSNVPAPLRGLGITFIITGLMAIGFMSFGGMLTGGDDAAPEVTTETAVKEEKKINKEISEKEVSYNEVLNK, encoded by the coding sequence ATGTTAGAACATGTAGAGTTATTCTTTAAATCCATATTTATTGATAATATGGTATTTGCCACATTCTTGGGGATGTGTTCTTATCTAGCGGTGTCAAAAAAGGTTGCCACTGCGGTAGGATTAGGTGCTGCTGTAATTTTTGTATTAGCTGTTACTGTTCCGTTAAACTGGTTATTGGATCAGTATATATTAAGAGACGGTGCTTTAGCTTGGTTAGGTCCAGAATATGCAGATTATAACTTAAGCTTTTTATCCTTCATCTTATTCATTGCAACCATTGCAACGATGGTACAATTAGTAGAAATTGTCGTGGAGAAATTCTCTCCATCATTATATAACTCGCTAGGTATATTTTTACCACTAATTGCAGTAAACTGTGCAATTTTAGGGGGTTCTTTATTTATGCAATCTAGAGATATTCAAACTTTAGGACTAGCCTTTAATTATGGGTTGTCTTCTGGAATTGGATGGTTCTTAGCAATTTTAGCAATTGCTGCTATTAGAGAGAAAATTAGATATTCAAATGTTCCAGCACCTTTGAGAGGTTTAGGAATTACTTTTATTATCACGGGTTTAATGGCAATTGGTTTTATGAGTTTTGGTGGTATGCTAACGGGTGGTGATGATGCTGCTCCTGAAGTAACTACGGAAACAGCCGTTAAAGAGGAAAAGAAAATAAATAAGGAAATTTCAGAAAAAGAAGTTTCTTATAACGAAGTTTTAAATAAATAA
- the nqrF gene encoding NADH:ubiquinone reductase (Na(+)-transporting) subunit F, with protein sequence MILATSTGGTIAITVIAFMILLLVLVALLLFTKEKLSPSGPVTITINGEKKIEVNSGGSLLSTLGNQKIFLPSACGGGGTCIQCECHVLSGGGEALPTETPHFSRKELLHGARLSCQVKVKQDMEITIPEEVFGIKKWPGKVVRNYNVASFIKEFVVEIPEDMNYKAGGYIQIEIPECEVKYADIDITAHPEEHETPDKFQAEWDKFNLWPLVMKNPETVERAYSMASYPAEGREIMLNVRIATPPWDRAKNGWMDVNPGVASSYIFNLKPGDDVVISGPYGEFFINESDSEMLYVGGGAGMAPMRSHLYHLFRTLKTGRKVSYWYGGRSKRELFYLDHFYKLEKDFPNFKFYLALSEPAPEDNWKVKENIDAPGDGFVGFIHNCVIDNYLSLHESPEDIELYFCGPPLMNKAVQKMGEDFGIPDEHIRFDDFGG encoded by the coding sequence ATGATTTTAGCTACAAGTACAGGTGGAACAATTGCAATTACGGTGATTGCCTTTATGATTCTTTTATTAGTATTAGTTGCATTACTTTTATTTACGAAAGAAAAATTATCACCTTCAGGTCCTGTTACCATAACAATTAATGGAGAAAAGAAGATTGAGGTTAACTCTGGTGGGTCTTTGTTATCTACTTTAGGGAATCAAAAAATATTCTTACCATCTGCATGTGGTGGTGGTGGTACATGCATTCAATGTGAGTGTCATGTATTATCTGGTGGAGGAGAAGCTTTGCCAACAGAAACCCCTCATTTTTCGAGAAAAGAATTGCTACATGGAGCACGTTTATCTTGTCAGGTAAAAGTGAAACAAGACATGGAAATTACAATTCCTGAAGAAGTTTTCGGAATAAAAAAATGGCCAGGTAAAGTGGTTCGTAATTATAACGTAGCATCTTTTATTAAGGAATTTGTTGTGGAGATTCCAGAAGATATGAATTACAAAGCAGGAGGGTATATTCAAATTGAAATCCCTGAATGTGAAGTAAAATATGCTGATATTGATATTACGGCTCACCCAGAAGAGCATGAAACTCCAGATAAGTTTCAAGCAGAATGGGATAAGTTTAACTTATGGCCTTTAGTGATGAAAAATCCTGAAACAGTAGAAAGAGCTTATTCAATGGCTTCTTACCCTGCAGAAGGAAGAGAGATTATGTTGAACGTACGTATTGCTACCCCACCATGGGATAGAGCTAAAAATGGTTGGATGGATGTAAATCCAGGTGTAGCTTCTTCTTATATCTTTAATTTAAAACCAGGTGATGACGTTGTAATTTCAGGCCCTTATGGTGAATTCTTCATCAACGAGTCAGATTCTGAAATGCTTTATGTTGGTGGTGGTGCAGGTATGGCTCCAATGAGGTCTCATTTATACCATCTTTTCAGAACCTTAAAGACGGGTAGAAAAGTTTCGTATTGGTATGGTGGTCGTTCTAAGAGAGAATTATTCTATCTAGATCATTTCTATAAATTAGAGAAAGACTTTCCTAACTTCAAATTCTATTTAGCACTTTCTGAGCCAGCACCAGAAGATAACTGGAAGGTTAAAGAGAATATTGATGCTCCAGGCGATGGTTTCGTTGGTTTTATTCATAACTGTGTTATTGATAATTACTTAAGCTTACATGAGTCTCCCGAGGATATAGAGTTGTACTTCTGTGGTCCTCCATTGATGAACAAAGCTGTTCAGAAAATGGGTGAAGACTTTGGTATCCCAGATGAGCATATTAGATTCGATGATTTCGGAGGATAA
- a CDS encoding FAD:protein FMN transferase, whose amino-acid sequence MMDLLKFRVFKLIVIIVLGGLFNSCEEVFVENRQTGSALGTTYSILFYDTQARNFETEIDSVFTAINHSMSTYIPDSDISKINAGDSSVVVDVMFQEVFNLSKDINARTEGYFDPTVGVLVNSWGFGPGKQIELDSTRVDSLLHFVGFGKVRLNEDATISKMNPNIVFDFNAIAKGYAVDRLGALLKAKGISNYLVEVGGELVAKGKNLVKNKDFVVGIDDPQANDRSTPIAKINLRNKGLASSGNYRHFRADPISGVKYVHTVDPITGYTKNSNVLGVTILGSTCAEADAYATAFMAMDLEKSTSLILDKKDLEALIVYIDGNGAVKQFRTKGFDNVMVK is encoded by the coding sequence ATGATGGACTTATTAAAATTTAGAGTATTTAAGTTAATAGTAATAATAGTATTAGGAGGCCTATTTAATTCTTGCGAAGAGGTTTTTGTTGAAAATAGACAAACGGGGTCTGCATTGGGAACAACTTATTCTATTCTATTTTATGATACACAAGCTAGAAATTTTGAAACAGAAATAGATTCTGTTTTTACGGCTATTAATCACTCCATGTCTACCTATATTCCCGATTCAGATATTTCTAAAATAAATGCAGGTGATAGTTCGGTAGTTGTCGACGTTATGTTCCAAGAGGTTTTTAATTTATCGAAAGATATCAATGCACGTACAGAAGGTTATTTTGATCCCACGGTTGGGGTTTTAGTGAACTCTTGGGGTTTTGGTCCTGGAAAGCAAATAGAACTAGACAGTACGCGTGTAGATAGTTTGTTGCATTTTGTTGGTTTTGGTAAAGTAAGGTTGAATGAGGATGCTACGATATCAAAAATGAATCCTAATATAGTATTCGATTTTAATGCTATAGCAAAAGGTTACGCGGTAGATCGTTTAGGAGCTTTGTTAAAAGCAAAAGGAATATCAAATTATTTGGTAGAAGTAGGAGGAGAGTTGGTTGCTAAAGGAAAAAACTTGGTAAAAAATAAAGATTTTGTGGTGGGTATAGATGATCCACAGGCCAATGACAGGTCAACGCCAATTGCAAAAATAAACTTACGAAACAAAGGGCTTGCTTCTTCGGGAAATTACAGACATTTTAGAGCGGATCCAATTTCTGGAGTTAAATATGTACACACTGTAGACCCTATAACGGGGTATACGAAAAATTCAAATGTTTTGGGAGTAACCATCTTGGGGAGTACCTGTGCAGAGGCAGATGCGTACGCTACTGCTTTTATGGCTATGGACTTAGAGAAATCTACGAGTCTAATTTTAGATAAGAAAGATTTAGAAGCTTTAATTGTTTACATCGATGGTAATGGAGCTGTTAAACAATTTAGAACTAAGGGTTTTGATAACGTAATGGTTAAATAA
- a CDS encoding class I SAM-dependent methyltransferase: MSKIFKYILNTIPRPILIKLSYLARPVLAFSMQGDTYTDPIDGKSFKRFLPYGYESPRENVLSPSTLSLERHRLLWLYLKEETDFFTKKSKLLHFAPEQAFFKRFKALENLNYTTTDLDSPLADIKADICDLPFADNSFDIIFCNHVLEHIPDDTKAMQELYRILKPNGWAILQIPQDLKRAVTFEDDTITDRKERAKIFGQYDHVRIYGRDYFTKLREIGFHVDEVDYTATLTPTEIDKYRLATGEILPLVRKFI, translated from the coding sequence GTGTCAAAAATTTTCAAGTATATTTTAAATACCATACCTAGACCAATACTTATTAAATTAAGTTATTTGGCGCGACCTGTATTGGCTTTCTCCATGCAGGGTGACACGTATACAGATCCTATTGACGGCAAAAGTTTTAAACGATTTTTGCCTTATGGATACGAAAGCCCTAGAGAGAATGTATTATCTCCCTCTACCCTATCCTTAGAACGTCACAGACTTCTATGGCTGTATTTAAAAGAGGAAACGGATTTCTTTACTAAGAAGTCTAAGCTTTTACATTTTGCCCCTGAACAGGCATTTTTCAAACGTTTTAAAGCGCTAGAAAATTTAAATTATACAACAACAGATTTAGATTCACCACTTGCGGATATAAAAGCTGATATATGCGATCTTCCTTTTGCAGATAATAGTTTCGATATTATATTTTGCAATCACGTATTAGAGCACATTCCAGATGACACTAAAGCCATGCAAGAACTCTATCGTATTTTAAAACCTAATGGATGGGCTATTTTACAAATACCTCAAGACTTAAAGAGAGCAGTTACTTTTGAGGATGATACCATAACGGACCGTAAAGAGCGTGCAAAGATATTTGGACAATACGATCATGTTAGAATTTACGGAAGAGACTACTTTACTAAACTTAGGGAAATAGGATTCCACGTAGATGAAGTAGACTATACCGCTACATTAACTCCAACAGAAATTGACAAGTATCGTTTAGCTACTGGAGAAATACTGCCACTTGTTCGTAAGTTTATTTAA
- the map gene encoding type I methionyl aminopeptidase, translating to MIIVKTTEEIELMRESALIVSKTLGMLASEVKPGVTTLQLDALAEAFIRDHGAVPGFLGLYDFPNSLCMSPNAQIVHGIPNNTPLVEGDIISIDCGAFKNDFHGDHAYTFEVGEVAPETKKLLDVTKASLYVGIREFKSGNRVGDVGYAIQKFTEDHGYGVVRELVGHGLGRKMHEDPEMPNYGKRGRGKKFIEGMVVAIEPMTNLGTHRIKQLKDGWTILTADGKPSAHFEHDIALVNGKPELLSTFKYIYEALGIESNEEDEFRQLKI from the coding sequence ATGATTATAGTAAAAACTACAGAAGAAATAGAATTAATGCGCGAAAGCGCATTAATCGTTTCAAAGACTTTAGGAATGCTTGCTAGCGAAGTAAAACCAGGCGTTACTACCTTACAATTAGATGCTTTGGCAGAAGCTTTTATTCGTGACCACGGAGCTGTTCCTGGCTTTTTAGGCTTGTATGATTTCCCAAACTCACTTTGCATGAGTCCTAATGCTCAAATAGTACACGGAATTCCTAACAATACCCCACTAGTAGAAGGAGACATTATATCCATTGACTGTGGAGCTTTTAAAAATGATTTTCACGGAGACCATGCGTACACCTTTGAAGTAGGTGAAGTAGCTCCAGAAACCAAAAAATTATTAGACGTTACCAAAGCATCACTGTATGTTGGCATCCGAGAATTTAAATCTGGCAATCGTGTTGGCGATGTTGGCTATGCGATTCAAAAATTTACGGAAGATCACGGCTATGGTGTGGTACGTGAATTGGTAGGGCACGGCTTAGGTCGTAAAATGCATGAAGATCCTGAAATGCCCAATTACGGCAAAAGAGGACGAGGAAAGAAATTTATTGAAGGCATGGTGGTTGCTATAGAACCAATGACAAATCTAGGAACGCATAGAATAAAACAACTTAAAGATGGTTGGACTATTTTAACGGCTGATGGAAAACCAAGTGCCCATTTTGAGCATGATATTGCCTTAGTAAACGGAAAGCCTGAACTTTTATCTACCTTCAAATATATTTACGAGGCTTTAGGTATTGAAAGCAACGAAGAAGATGAGTTTAGACAATTAAAAATCTAA
- the gpmI gene encoding 2,3-bisphosphoglycerate-independent phosphoglycerate mutase produces MNKKVILMILDGWGKSPNPKVSAVDNANTPFIDRIQKEYSNANLLTDGMNVGLPEGQMGNSEVGHMNLGAGRIVYQDLAKINKAVKEDTLKDEKVLKEAFLYAKEHNKPVHFVGLLSDGGVHSHTSHLKGLIKASESYNLDKVFIHGFTDGRDVDPKSGKGYITDINNFCADKKAKIATVIGRYYAMDRDKRWERIKLAYDLLVNNLGTKTNDIAAELQKNYDADITDEFIKPIVATNPDNTPIAKIENGDVLIFFNFRTDRGRELTEVLSQVDMHEENMHKLDLYYVTMTNYNDAYKNIHVVYDKDNIDKTLGQVLSEAGKKQIRIAETEKYPHVTFFFNGGREAPFDGEERLLCPSPKVATYDLQPEMSAYEIRDAIIPELEKGDADFICLNFANPDMVGHTGVMAAAIKACEVVDSCAEAVVTAGLKNGYSSIVIADHGNCETMINPDGSPNTAHTTNPVPLILVDEDHLKINDGVLGDIAPTILKLMGVAQPALMTQKPLV; encoded by the coding sequence ATGAATAAAAAAGTAATATTGATGATTTTGGATGGTTGGGGTAAATCTCCTAACCCAAAAGTCTCAGCTGTAGATAATGCAAACACTCCTTTTATAGACCGAATTCAGAAAGAATATTCCAATGCGAATTTACTAACTGACGGTATGAATGTTGGTCTTCCTGAAGGACAAATGGGCAATAGTGAAGTTGGTCATATGAATTTAGGCGCAGGTAGAATTGTATACCAAGATTTAGCCAAAATAAATAAAGCAGTAAAAGAAGATACGCTAAAAGATGAAAAAGTATTAAAAGAAGCTTTTTTATACGCAAAAGAACATAACAAACCTGTTCACTTTGTGGGCTTATTAAGTGATGGTGGTGTTCATAGCCATACCTCCCATTTAAAAGGATTGATAAAAGCTAGTGAATCTTATAATCTTGATAAGGTTTTTATTCATGGTTTTACAGATGGTAGAGATGTAGACCCGAAAAGTGGAAAAGGGTATATTACCGATATTAACAATTTTTGTGCAGATAAAAAAGCAAAAATAGCAACTGTCATTGGTCGTTATTATGCAATGGATAGAGATAAGCGTTGGGAACGTATTAAACTAGCCTACGATCTTTTAGTAAATAATTTAGGAACTAAAACCAATGATATAGCGGCAGAATTACAAAAAAACTATGACGCTGATATTACGGATGAGTTTATTAAACCAATCGTAGCAACTAACCCAGACAACACCCCTATCGCAAAAATTGAAAATGGCGATGTTTTAATTTTCTTCAACTTTAGAACGGACCGTGGTCGTGAACTTACAGAAGTATTAAGTCAAGTAGATATGCATGAAGAAAACATGCATAAACTAGATTTATATTATGTAACAATGACGAATTACAATGATGCTTATAAAAACATCCATGTAGTTTATGATAAAGATAATATTGATAAAACTTTAGGACAGGTTTTATCTGAAGCTGGTAAAAAGCAAATTAGAATTGCCGAAACAGAAAAGTATCCTCATGTAACTTTTTTCTTTAATGGAGGTCGTGAAGCACCTTTTGATGGCGAAGAAAGATTACTTTGCCCCTCTCCTAAGGTAGCCACTTATGATCTTCAGCCAGAAATGAGTGCTTATGAGATTAGAGATGCTATTATTCCTGAATTGGAAAAGGGAGATGCTGATTTTATTTGTTTAAATTTTGCCAATCCTGATATGGTAGGTCATACTGGAGTTATGGCAGCAGCTATTAAGGCTTGCGAAGTTGTAGATAGTTGCGCAGAGGCAGTAGTTACTGCCGGTTTAAAAAATGGGTATTCTAGTATCGTTATTGCAGATCATGGAAATTGTGAAACAATGATTAATCCTGATGGCAGTCCAAATACAGCACACACCACTAATCCTGTACCATTAATTTTAGTAGATGAAGATCACCTTAAAATCAATGATGGTGTTTTAGGAGATATTGCTCCTACAATTTTAAAACTTATGGGCGTTGCACAACCTGCATTAATGACCCAGAAACCATTGGTATAA